From Phycisphaerae bacterium, one genomic window encodes:
- a CDS encoding endo-1,4-beta-xylanase, translating into MDILNKSLCQAYSSFFPVGAAVCPDVIKTHEQILKKHFNSVTAENHMKFTEIHPEEGKWQFEKADAIVNFAIANKMKVRGHTLLWHNQVPDWVFLDKKGDAVSRDVLLARLKEHITGMMQRYKKEVYCWDVVNEAIEDKGAQQLRQTRWLDIIGHDYIVKAFEFARQANPDALLFYNEYNTTFTEKRKKIYNLVRQLVDNGKLVDGIGMQGHWNIYEPSFDRIRDTIDFYASLGLKIQITEMDLSMFLFNDATGKYKEPTDEMNWLQQERFEGIFQIFREYRDVITSVTFWGVADDHTWLDNFPVKNRKDWPLLFDVNHKPKKAFAGVVNFE; encoded by the coding sequence CTTCGTTTTTTCCTGTCGGAGCGGCGGTTTGTCCTGATGTGATAAAGACGCATGAGCAGATTCTAAAGAAACATTTCAATTCTGTTACCGCTGAAAATCATATGAAATTTACCGAGATTCACCCTGAAGAAGGAAAATGGCAATTCGAAAAAGCCGATGCAATCGTGAATTTTGCCATTGCGAATAAGATGAAAGTTCGGGGTCATACGCTTCTATGGCATAATCAGGTTCCTGACTGGGTCTTTCTTGATAAAAAAGGAGACGCCGTCAGCAGGGATGTATTACTTGCCAGGCTGAAAGAACATATCACAGGTATGATGCAGCGATACAAGAAAGAGGTATATTGCTGGGACGTTGTCAACGAGGCGATAGAAGATAAAGGTGCTCAGCAGTTGCGCCAAACCAGATGGCTTGACATTATTGGTCATGATTATATTGTCAAAGCATTCGAGTTCGCACGGCAGGCAAATCCTGATGCGCTGCTTTTCTATAATGAATACAATACTACTTTTACAGAGAAGCGAAAAAAAATATACAATCTGGTCAGGCAGCTTGTAGACAACGGAAAACTTGTTGATGGTATTGGAATGCAGGGACATTGGAACATATACGAACCGTCGTTCGACAGAATCAGAGACACGATAGATTTCTATGCGTCTTTAGGATTAAAAATACAGATTACCGAGATGGATTTATCGATGTTTCTTTTCAATGACGCCACTGGAAAATATAAAGAGCCGACCGACGAAATGAACTGGCTCCAGCAGGAACGTTTCGAAGGTATCTTCCAGATTTTCAGAGAGTATCGTGATGTTATTACCAGCGTAACATTTTGGGGTGTTGCGGATGACCATACCTGGCTTGACAATTTTCCGGTTAAGAACAGGAAAGACTGGCCGCTGCTTTTCGATGTAAATCATAAACCCAAAAAAGCTTTTGCGGGCGTTGTTAATTTCGAATAG